The Paenibacillus sp. FSL W8-0426 region CGAGTGTCGGCGTTTCAAAGCATGCTGTGCCTCAGCGCTGTTCCCCTTGGAAGCTTGCTCTCCGGAGCCATCGCCGAGTGGGTGCCTATGCCCATCCTGTTTATCGGCTTTGGCGTCGCAATGGCATTGTCTGCGGCAGGGCTCATCATGAGCCCTACGTTCCGCCGTGTTTTGAAGTAGGGGAGAACCGTGAAACAACCATGAGTATCTGCAGCAAGCCTTTTGACCGCCTGCGCTTTCAAACGCTATAATGGTAGGAGATTGGAAGACACCAGGTACCCGGAAAAGAGGTTACAGGTATGCAGCGGAAAGTGTTATCAACCATAGAGGAAGTCAAAATATACTCTGATCCTTACCGGATGCAGATCTTGAATATGTATAACAAACAAGGCCGTCCGTCCACCGTCAAGGAAATCGCGGATCTCATGGGCGAGGTACCCGCCAAGGTGCATTACCATGTGAAAAAACTCGAATCCATCGGCCTGCTCAGCATGGTTTCGACGCGCGAAATCAACGGTATCATCGCCAAATATTATGAACCGTTCAAAGGGGAAATCCATCTGCGGCATGAGGACGAGGAGAATTCACCCCTGAAACAGGTGTTTCGTTCCGAAGCGATGAAGCTGCTCAATGAAATGTACGAACAGAGCCGCCGACGGTTTATGAAACAGGCGGAGCATGGCGAAGACATGTTTGGGCAAATTTCGGACATGGCGCTGTACGGAACCCGGGAAGAGATGGAGCAGCTTTTTAAGGCAATCACGAAACTGTGCGAACCGTATGCTGAAAAAGGAAAGCGGGGAGAACAGCAAGCATTCCAATTGTTCGTAACCGTGTCCGAACAGATGGAAGATGCTCCATCGGCGGGTAGCGACGATGTCGAACCTCAAGGGAAGGGCGAGCGTAAATCCCGCTCAGGTTCTCAAGATTCAGGCCATGCCGGGACTCGGTCAGCAGCGTCCGCGAAAAGGAAAAGGTAAGGCATCGATGTTTCAAGCTCATTCGGTCTGCCAGTCACCGCCCGAAAATGAAAGCAAAACCAGATCGAATGGCATGACCAAAAGCCGCCTGCGGGCGGCTTTTGACGGTTTAGCTTTTGGGTGCTTCCGGGTGCGGGTCATCGCGGTTCATCGGCAGGGTGTTGCGCTGCAGATGCGAAATGGCCTAGCTGCGATAAATAGTGGGGGAATGAACGGACTAATGTTACAGGTTCTCCTCGCGGTTTGCACTGCCGCGTCCCGGCACGGTTGTCTCCGAATCGGACGTTCCGTATTCGCTGACGGCTTCCCAAGCGTCTGCATGATCAAACTTGCCTGCATGGCGCTGGCGTGCTTGTCCGGCGCCCCTTGGAGGCAAGGTCATGACATCTTCTTCGACAGGTCGGTCGCTGCTCAGCTCCCGGCTGGGGGTGTCATCGATGCAATAAGCGGTATATGGGATGGCCTCCAGCCGTTCGTAGGGAATATCTTTTCCGCAGATGATGCAGGTGCCGTACGTTCCGTCGTGCATTCGTTCCAGCGCTGCGTTGATCTGGTCGAATTCGTCCGCAAGCGTCTCGTCCACGGCCAGGTCGCGACTGCGCTCGAAGGTTTCGGTACCCGCGTCTCCAGGGTGGTTGTCATAGGATGACAGTTCTCCTGTGGAATCCTTCAGCGACTCTGCGGGAGCCCCATCCTCCATGCTTGAGGCGAAATGGCGCTGCAGGTTCTCACGTTGTTCCAGGAGCGCGTTTTTGAGGTTGGACAGCTCGGTTTTCGTCAATGTACTCATTATGAATGCTCCTTTCAAATGCGTGGTGTAGTTCGTTTTTACCCGAATTTCATGCGGTGCAATCATGCTGCCTGAATGAGGTTGTCCGTGAATAGCGGCATATCCTGGGCATAATGATGGAGATGATTTTATATCTTTCGAATAATGTGTTATAAAAAATATATAGAGATAATGCCGCTGGTTCCTAGCACAGCCGCATGGGACCGCAGCGCGTTCTAATGGAGGGCGTCGAGATGGATGAACATATGAAACGAAGATTGGACAAACAAAAACAGCTGTTCAAACAGCTGGGCGTACAGTTGGACGCATTGTCCATACATGAAAAGCAATTCAACTATAAATTGCGCGGCTACGATCCGGAAGAAGTGGATGCGTATCTGGACATCGTGATCAAGGATTACGAACGCTTCTATGCCAATATTGCCGATCTGATGGACAAATGGCAGGACCAGCAGCTTACGATCCGCGAGCTCAAGGCAACGGCCAAACCGGTGGAGGATCCGAACAAAATCGACCGCAAACAGCTTGAAGACATCGTAAAGCAGCTGGAATACAGCGTGCGCCAATTGAAGCTTAGAGCGCGCCCTGAACAAAATTTGTTTCCGGAATAAGCAAGCGCAACGGGTTTATCAAACATAAAAGGTGGTTAATCATGAGTACTCATTTTTCGGTCAGTGTGCACTGTCTGCTGCTGTTGTCGTGCAGCGCTCCTGAGCGAATGACTTCCGCATTGATTGCGGGGAGCGTCAACACCAATCCGGTTGTGGTCAGACGCATTATGGGCAGCCTGAAAAAGGCGGGCCTCGTCGATTCGTCCCCGGGAACCCGGGGGTTTTATCTGGCTAAGCCGTCCAGCGAAATCACGCTGGCGATGATCTATGAAGCTGCCAAGGACGAGGGGCCGCTATTCCCGATCCACGGCAATTGCAATCCAAACTGCGACGTAGGCATGCGGATCGATGGCTTGCTGACGAACCTGTACCGGGTGGCCGAGGAAAAGGTACAGCAGTTTTTTGCCACGATTACGCTGGAGGATATGGAACGTGCCTGTGCGGACAGCGAAGTCGCGGTCCGGTAACCGCTTTGGCCCGGAACCGCATCGAAAGGAGGACAATGCATGAAAATCGTCGTTATTTCCGACACTCACATGCCCGGAAGGGCAAAGGAATTGCCGCAGCCGCTGCTGGCAGCATTGCCCGAAGCCGATCTTATCCTGCATGCCGGCGATTGGTCGGATTGGAGCGTATATGAACTGTTGAGCGGATATGCTCCCGTGGAGGGAGTTGCGGGCAACACCGATCCGGGCAGCATCGGGAGAAAGTTGGGATATTCCCGGATTGTGGAGGCGGACGGCTTCCGTTTTGGACTGGTACACGGCCACATCGGCTCGAAATCGACGGAGGAGAACGCCATTGCCTCGTTTGCCGGGCAGCATGTGGATGCGGTTATTTTCGGGCATTCGCATATTCCGCTGCTGCGGACGGTGAATGGCCTGCTTGTTTTTAATCCCGGTTCAGCGACGGATCGCCGGCGCCAGCCGCAGTGTTCCTTTGGCATCATCCATACGGATGGAGGATCATTGCAGGCCGAGCACGTCTTTTATGATCGGTAATGTTTGTCCATAACCATGCGATGAACCGTGAAGCATTCCTTTTTCAGAAATGATTTCTGAAATGGGGTGCTTTTTTTTGCTGTATGGGTTTATCTCTGAATGCGCAATCTGGCGCTGCGTTTATCTCTCGTTCATCTGTTTCGCCAAGTGGGTATGGAGGCGCTTCAAGGAATGCTACAATGCGGGTAAACCTTGATTTGAATACGATTACATAAGGGAGATGAGCAAAATGAAGCTGTCCGTATTTACCGTGGCAACCCCGGACATGACGGCAGAACAATTGGCTGCGGCTGCAGCCTCGGCCGGAATCGAAGGGGTGGAGTGGAGATTTCGCGGCATCCCGGAGGCCGCACGGTCCGAGACGCCTTCTTTTTGGGGAAATAACCGTTGTTCCATCGATCCTGCCCGTTGGGAAGAAGACGTACCTGCATTCCGTGAAGCAGCCATTCAACATGGCCGGCGTTCCATTGCGCTTGTACCCTACCTGAACTGTGGCGATCTGCCTGCGACCGTGCAGGCCTTTGAGGCAGCTTCTGCGCTGGGAGCTTCCATGATGCGCGTGGGCGTACCGGGGTACAACCGCCAAACGGCGTATCCAGCGTTGTACGACCAGGCTGTGCGTTATTTGACAAAGGTCCAGGATCTTGCCAAACAATACAAGGTCAAGGCACTGGTGGAAACGCATCATTTCACGATTGCACCGACGGCTTCGCTCGCCTATCGGCTGGTGGAATCGCTGGATCCCGACCATGTGGGCGTACTGTACGATCCAGGCAACATGGTACATGAAGGGTATGAAAATTACCGGATGGGACTGGAATTGTTGGGACCTTATCTGGCACATGTGCATGTGAAAAATGCAGGATGGTATCCGGACGCAAAGGAACAGGCCGATGCTGAATCGAACGAGGGAGGGACCACGTCGGCGGCCTCGTTATCGCTTCGGGCCGGATGGACATCCCGGTGGGCTCCGCTCACAGGTGGGATCGTGGATTGGGTGCAGGTTGTCCGGGATCTTAAAGCGGTCGGATACGATGGATATTACGGTATTGAAGACTTTAGCGGAACGTATGCTTCGGCGGAAATGCTTCAGCATTTTGCCGACGTGATGGCAGGCATTGAACGTCAACTGGAGGAGGAAGTGCGAGTATGAGCTTAGTGAGAGTAGCGGTG contains the following coding sequences:
- a CDS encoding helix-turn-helix domain-containing protein codes for the protein MQRKVLSTIEEVKIYSDPYRMQILNMYNKQGRPSTVKEIADLMGEVPAKVHYHVKKLESIGLLSMVSTREINGIIAKYYEPFKGEIHLRHEDEENSPLKQVFRSEAMKLLNEMYEQSRRRFMKQAEHGEDMFGQISDMALYGTREEMEQLFKAITKLCEPYAEKGKRGEQQAFQLFVTVSEQMEDAPSAGSDDVEPQGKGERKSRSGSQDSGHAGTRSAASAKRKR
- a CDS encoding TraR/DksA C4-type zinc finger protein, whose amino-acid sequence is MSTLTKTELSNLKNALLEQRENLQRHFASSMEDGAPAESLKDSTGELSSYDNHPGDAGTETFERSRDLAVDETLADEFDQINAALERMHDGTYGTCIICGKDIPYERLEAIPYTAYCIDDTPSRELSSDRPVEEDVMTLPPRGAGQARQRHAGKFDHADAWEAVSEYGTSDSETTVPGRGSANREENL
- a CDS encoding DivIVA domain-containing protein, with protein sequence MDEHMKRRLDKQKQLFKQLGVQLDALSIHEKQFNYKLRGYDPEEVDAYLDIVIKDYERFYANIADLMDKWQDQQLTIRELKATAKPVEDPNKIDRKQLEDIVKQLEYSVRQLKLRARPEQNLFPE
- a CDS encoding Rrf2 family transcriptional regulator; the encoded protein is MSTHFSVSVHCLLLLSCSAPERMTSALIAGSVNTNPVVVRRIMGSLKKAGLVDSSPGTRGFYLAKPSSEITLAMIYEAAKDEGPLFPIHGNCNPNCDVGMRIDGLLTNLYRVAEEKVQQFFATITLEDMERACADSEVAVR
- a CDS encoding metallophosphoesterase, encoding MKIVVISDTHMPGRAKELPQPLLAALPEADLILHAGDWSDWSVYELLSGYAPVEGVAGNTDPGSIGRKLGYSRIVEADGFRFGLVHGHIGSKSTEENAIASFAGQHVDAVIFGHSHIPLLRTVNGLLVFNPGSATDRRRQPQCSFGIIHTDGGSLQAEHVFYDR
- a CDS encoding sugar phosphate isomerase/epimerase family protein; the protein is MKLSVFTVATPDMTAEQLAAAAASAGIEGVEWRFRGIPEAARSETPSFWGNNRCSIDPARWEEDVPAFREAAIQHGRRSIALVPYLNCGDLPATVQAFEAASALGASMMRVGVPGYNRQTAYPALYDQAVRYLTKVQDLAKQYKVKALVETHHFTIAPTASLAYRLVESLDPDHVGVLYDPGNMVHEGYENYRMGLELLGPYLAHVHVKNAGWYPDAKEQADAESNEGGTTSAASLSLRAGWTSRWAPLTGGIVDWVQVVRDLKAVGYDGYYGIEDFSGTYASAEMLQHFADVMAGIERQLEEEVRV